AAGgtgttttttttatacaatcatTGCTATACTTTGTTTGAAAGCTGCATCGGCTAATACTGCACCAAACTTGACTGCTTTGAGAAGTACAATGAGTTTGATGGAAAGGAAAGTATGGATGTCTACTTTCAACAAAAAGAGGAGAAAGCACGACAGATTGTCTCTCAGATTGAAAAGAAATACCGTCAAGATGTTGCGAGGAATGGTGATGTTTGGGCCCCTCCAGAGTGTAGGCCATACCCTCCAAGCGTGGCATTGGTTTGGTGGCATGAAATTATCTAATATAAGGTAACCTGACCATCATAGGTAATTACTATTGCCATTCATGTGTATTCAGTTTTGTTTCAGTACTTGGGAATGGAAGTATCATCTTGTGGCAATGTGGCGCAACAGTACTTGCATCTAATCTAAGTTGAAATTATGCTCAATTTTTAGTCATGTCTTATATTTCCAAGGTAAAAATTGGAAAACTGAATGTAATTGTGtgaagggagaaaaaaaagttcaaaggaAAAACTGATACAGTGTTTCCTCACAAGTTCATTTTTCATTGGAAAACTGGGACTTCTTTCAATTGATTCTATTGTGTTacattttattgttttggatCAATGACATTCCTTAAGTTTATTGTGAAAAATAATGGGTTAATGTCTCTGAACATTCTTCATAATACCCAGAAACAGTTAAGATATTTTTGGAAATATGAAGCTATATATGTAAACCCAGAAAACTCCCATTACTCATGCTTGAATTGTTAAAATAGTATAAGGACGAACCTTAATTCTGTATTCCCAAAATGAATCATCTGCATTCTTTGCTCGAGCAAAGTTGGGTTGTGGGGAAGAGAAAAGGCCTATCCTTTAGTCATTTCTCATCTTTGATTGCAGCAATAGCCATTTTACGTTGTAACTTCTTTCTTGTGGCCTTTATTTCTCTTTAAGCTAACAAAGCCCTAGAGTTATCAAAACTGTATCTCCTTTTGAAATGGAGAACTTGGATGGTTTATAATGCAACATGGTTTGTAATTTAGTTTTGGATACAAATTAATGTCAAAAATGTTCAATATGAacttgtatttttcatattatatagtaatctGGAACCTAGAGAGCTTCCTTAAAGATCTTTATAGTATGTACCAATTTTGGTCATTGCGTGTACAGAAAGAAGAGGTAGGATGGGAGCATCTGGTGAGATTCAGTGAAGATCTGACATTACAACAGGGGGAGATTGGATCCAGATACAAGGAACTAtcaaaatacattataaattgCCTGAATTTCCCAGAAGGATTTTCCAATATGGACTGAAGATCCAAATTGAGTGGCTCTTGAAGGATTTTCCAAGAATCGATGGGAAATGGTGGTCTGGGGAGGGGATAACGGAGCTTCTTCCCCTCCCTGGAAAGAGCTGGCCGGAATGGGTTAGTAGGTGAGAGTCAACTGGGTTGATACTGTTGTCTGGTTTAATCTCCAGAATTCAAAGTCTTGCCTTTCTTCTTAGAGAAACCAGTTTCCTCTTCCACAGATCAACACTTCTTCATTTGTGACCTTTATCCTCTATAACAATTTACCAACGATGGAATGAAACATGTTCATCAAAGCCTGATATACATGGTAGCATGCATCGTGTATCTTTGTTTCCTCTCTTACCTTCTATGGAACATATTAGAGTCCAAACTGAAATATTGAGAGAACTTTTTGGCAGCAGATGGAGGATTTAGATTGAATTACATAGGAATTTAGCTTGGTGCTAGTCGACCTGAATGCCTAATTTTATGGGCTATAAGTGTTAAAGTATTTAACCGTGAAGTGTACTAAAGATTCCTCTGAGGATGTTTGTATATCCTGCTGTCAAGTCTATAAATTGTTATGaattgttatatttattatatgtcaTGGTCCCCTGAATTTCTCTACTTGTTTATATGTCTTATTTCGTGTGGTGAACTGAGCCTTTTGCTAAATTTGATTGACAGGGATGCAAGCAAAAGTCCACCTATGGTATCAATTGTTGGTCTTCTTCAATATCATCAGTAGTTGAAGTTTTGCATTAATAGGCTTTAGTTATCTTTGAGATTCCTTCAAGAGGATGtaccatattttctttttacataaaataatccaTAAGCTCGAAATTGCATTTTTGAAAGTTATTTGTTGCAAGATCTTTTAATTAAGTCTTGAGCTTTTCTATCATTTGCTACTAGCTACTTCCCTAAGGCATGGTGTGTCTTTTTCATTGCATCTGCTCACAGCTTCTTGCTTTTATTAAAGGATGCAACTACTGTATTGTGTACACAGCATCTGGAGAAGCTTCAGCACTTTTTGTATAATTTGGCTGATATGTTAATCTCTTTGGGTTGTTGACTGTAAGCAGCTTTCACATTCAATGTCCCATCGCCAAATCAATATAGGTGAGCCAGTTTTTGATTATCCATGTATTGATAGAACGTTTCTCTTTTCTATTAGTTggcattaaatttttttagtttatatttttgatTACGCAAAATGGTATACCATTGATGGATACTTGTTATATAAGGTTTGAAAAATATTCGGAATCTCTTTAAATACAAAAGAGATGCATTCCTCATGGATGTGCGAGCTTTCTTGCTCAATTAATATCCATTAACAAACTTTTCTATATAGCAACAACCTGTTATGGCTCAGTATCTATTGGGTTTTCCTAGATGGTGGTATCCAGCTCATCCTCCCCCGGTGGGTGGTACCCCAGAGAAAAATATGGACATTCAATGGCAATGCTTCATATTAACAGCATAAAACTTTGAAGTTCTTTATCATATATAGTAAGTgtcaatatattttctttgcGTTGGATATAAGGGTGAAGCTTTAATACCTGCTGCTTGATCTTGGTATCATGCATTGCTAAAATTCTTTGAATCGGTGCACaacttttctatatttttctgaAAATGGATTGCTTCATCAACAATTGGAGCATTGGGagagaatataaaaaatcagtAATATTCTTTATTTGTGCATTATGATCTTCTGCACAGTATAAAAGTCAGCCATACTCGGAAAATTCAATGTCTTCCTGTTGGTATTTCTGTATGCCTTTTCTTAGATGTTAACCGACTTGTTCTCTAATCATATGCCATTACTTTTCTAATATTAATGTAATGATGAGCTAGGAACTAACAGATGAGCCAGAACTGAATATAGATGTGATGATATCACTTGTGGTAAGGCTTTCAATAGTATTTAGCTTGGTAACGCAACCTCCATCATCACAATGAGGCAGTATGTGTTCTTAATTATCGTCGCAACTTTATATTTGGTTCATGCATGAATATATCTTTAGCTGTTAGCTGTGATTTTTGCCACTGTGGTGTCCTTAGTGTCTGAGTCCTGTAGTACTGTTCTGATAATTTGTTGTATTCATGATTTTTGGTGCATACTTTCACTACAGTTTATTCAATTTCTATTCAGGAATTGTCCATACCTTCTCATTGAGCAGAAGAGTCTTTTCCTTGACACACAACTCAAACAACAAATGGTCAAGAGCAGGAACTTGCTCTTTTTGCAGGAATCTTACAGCACTGATGGAACAAAAGTGCTTTCTTTACTACttgcaataaaaatatatatgaagtactTTCTTTACTTGATTTATTCATTAACATTGTCCAGCGTATCAATGCTAGATAAGGGTTTCATCTGATGTAAATTCTGTTTCACTTGTAGTACTCTGTTGATTTACAAATTATGACGTTCTATCTAACAATGAGATATGGTTTTTGTTCCTTTATTTCTGTCCTAATCTTATCCATCAACCTGTTCCCTTGATTATATTTCTTGGTCGAATGAGACCTTTGTTTTAACTTTATTCTTCATAATGGGGACTTCTATTTCTAGTGATCATCATCTTTGGCTATATGTAAATGCTTGCAAACAGCTTTGTACTGATATAGACAGGTAGATCTGCGCATGATTTTCCTCAATTGAATTAGCAACATATAATTAGATCCCACACCCAATCAACCTTATTCTTGACTTTACTGCTGGCTATTTCTTTATAAATTACCTTCTAGCCTGTCATTAAGACTTCCTGCTTATTTTATGTTTGGCTTTATATACAGCTATGTTTGTGAACTACTTTATATCGATATCAACAAGTAGAACCGACAACGTTTTTCCACCATTTATATTGGCAGCATCGTATTATCATATGCCACAGCAAACACATTTACTCTTGTGGTTAACTGAAAATCAATTACTGGATGGTCCCCTTGGCCTAAGTCAAACCAGTTGGAGGTGTGTCAAGGTCCCAAATTTTAATGCCTTCCTATCCAGCAGTTTGAGATTGTGGTCCCTATATTTCAGACTGCTCATATCATTTAGAATAGTAAAAAAcgaagatttttatttttttttccaagtgtTTGGTCCTGATAAATGTCCTGAATTTTAGTTTTGTCCTTGTTAACTTTCTTGTATCAGTTAAATCGATCTTTGTATCTTCCAAAAGTGAGTGACTTTTAATCATTCTGTGCTATGGTGTCATCCaaaatgttgaaaatatttCACACGTCCCTTTCTGGTGATGATTTTGACAGATAACATACCTAAAATAAACTCATCTGTTGGCAAATTCCTAACCTTTTTGAGAGTGTTTTAGTTAATTAGAAGAGATGTAAATATCTTATGAGGCTAGACATAGGTGTGATTAGAAAAGGTAAATATATCTGATCCTCCTCTCAAATGGTGAAGGGCTTATTGACTTATTCTTTAACGACTAGGAGTTTTTAGCTACATTTTGTGCCTCACCATCATAGAAATGGATGAATCAACATTTTGGTACTTGTTCTGAAAATGGATAATattagattgaaaaaaaaaaaaagatctggGCAagcaattgaaaattgaaattcaaatacTTCTTAATTCAAGTTTTAATATCTACTTTTTTAATTCAAGTTTTTATTGCTGAAAATGAAGAGGGTGTTATTTCTAATTACAAATAATCTCTTTACAAATTTACTTAATTTGATGTGTCTAATTGCAAAAATCTTTTTAGTGCTAGATATATCATGTCAAATCATATTGATTTATAAGCCTCTTGttggtaattatttttgtaagtttgTTATTACTCATATTTTGCTGGACCTCTAAGTGAGCCTGTCCAATTTTTCTTTAGGtagaataaatacaaaaaaattaataaaataagaaaaatgtgagTTATTGATCAACCCCAATCACCAAGGCTATAAATGGGGCTGGTCTCTGTACATGATAGATAATATATGGTCTTTTATGAATCATATTGACTACAACATGACGGTACATATCATTAATCCTCATTCGTGCACATACAACCACCCAAAACCACGACCACGCTTGCTGGGACCCTCTCTCAGTGCCCACTAGAGGCATATTTTCAATGCATATAGAAAGAGTTGCTGCACTTCATCATAGGCTTTAAGCAAATATGATCAGGAATGGTAGAATCTAAACCAAAGCCATTCctcatataatataaatcatacccaaaattcttagaatttttttgtttacacCCAAAACAATCAATTTGGATGTAACCACATCTTTTTCGTTCTTGGCTTGTCTCCTACATGATGATAGAAACCATGCACATATATACTGCTAGTCTGCATGGTCCCAGATGATCTTTTGCTTTTGGTTCATCAGTTGAAAgtaagaagattttttttttggcttagcATTTGAAAACATTGCACGTAGAGTTGTGGAATATCCTCGTCACAATTATGCAGAAGCTTTATTGGCACATAAAATGCCTAACAAGTACAGACACAAATAGGCTATTATAGCCCACATGCAGGAATTGACTTTTGCCCAATCCCAGAGCGTAGCCTTCATGGACATTGATACACAGGAATAGTTCATATAACTCCCCCTTTACACCCCTCCATTATGCATGACTTTACTTTTATCACAACGTACGTAGTGTACGAGAACATATATGTACGTACAGAAAGTATATGGAATATGAATGTATGAAACACTTTGGTGGATGCATGGACTTCCGGTTCGATTGTTAAGCAAATTTAGATGCCGGCGAAACACTCCGGCGGGACCACCGGGTACCTCGATTTGTCAGTACAGTAATCATAGATCATGTGGTTCATACGAACCCATCTATACTTTCTAAGTTCAAGGGCATTAAGTGCTTGATAAGTGGTTCCCTCCCACCAGTTTCCGGGGTTGGAGGCACAGTTAGTAGGTCCTGGCACAGGGCATCCCTCAATGTCAAAGTCCTTGTAATATGCATAGAAAGGTGCTTTGCTCCAATCAATCTTCTCCAGCCCACCTCTCGTAGCCCAGTCATCGGCTTCCCACAACGTGGAATAGACCCCCATGGGCTGCAACTTTGGGAATGGAATTCCTTTAGCTTCATTGTTCTTGTACACCCTTATCGGCACATCGTCCACATAGAAGCTGCAGCgccaacaacaacaacattaAAAAACATCGATCAGATCGCTGCTATTACAAGGGTATATGTCGGTCATGCttgaatacatatatatatatgtatgtatgtatgtttgaaaCTGTTCACTTACACAATATGATGGTGGTTCCACAGTATTGTGTAAGTGTGGAAATCAGCAGCAGGATCGAACCAAAGGTTCACTCTTTGTTCCCTATCTCCCTTCCCATGAGCGTAGATATTGGTCTGGACAGTGTATGGTTGCCCAGTTCGATTCCCCAGGAACTCGAAGTCCAGCTCGTCACGAACTGAATCCGTGTTTGAATTCAactatatgtatgtgtgtgtgtgtatatatatatataccagcaACTAGGTCAGAAAAGTGATGTATACCAAAAGCTAGCTCAGTTCAGATGGAgaaaaagtttttcaaattgATAATCTAACATACATAAAAGGCAGTGACAGTTCCAGCAGAGTCTCCAGGAACCAGCTTAATCTTCATGCTGACACGCCCGAACAAGTACTGACTCTTGGAAGCAAACCCACATCCTGAAACGTAACAATTTGTGTGTCATCTCTGTCCGAACACAATCCAAATTATAAACTTTTGGAAGTACTGTACTAAAAAGCTTTACCAGAATTTTGGTCCAGAGTGAGTTGGATGGCCCTCCCTCCATCGATCTGCTTGATATGATAATCAGCCCATGTGACTTTGAAACCTTGAAGAAAAGTGGTGGGTCGACCCATAACAGAGAGACCAAATGCAAGCACACAAAGTAAAAGAGAGGCAACAACATGTGTAAAGGAGGCATACATGGCCATGATTGAGTTGAAAAGAACGAGAGAATTATTTCGAATATGATTCAGAACAAGAGAAATtggaggtatatatatatatatatagcagtgaTGGTAAGTAACGAATGAGAATCACGGTGTTAAGTGATTAAGACTGCTGCCTTCATACGGAAATCTCTATTTCAGCTTAGCTTTCCATACAGCTAATAGAAAGCCGTCATTAGGCCCTACTCGGACTGTTTGTAGTTTCCTTCACGCCTCAATCTCCTTTCATCTGATTTTCTTCATCTCATTCTTTAAGTTGGCACATTGAAAAagctgtaatattttttttctaactaaATACCATTCTGCCTAACTCATTCAATTATTCCCATAACAGTCTAAAAATATAAGGAACAACAAGATGGAAGATGGCGTGAACAATCGCTTGTGTTTTACCCGCACCTAACACCAAAACGGATAGGCCATCATCTCTGTTGCATTGCTTGCTGAGTTCTTTCAGTCTAACTGGCCCTGGAGTTAAAAGTCATTTATTAAATCAACTCGTGCTGCAATCTGTGGACAGCCAGGAGAGAAGTAGATTGATTCGAAGGGGCAATTTGGCAGATACGTCCACTTGAAGACTGATATGTGTGGGCCTCTCGTTTTACAGTCTGGTTTGAGCTGAAACTCATTAAGCCATCATTTCAATCACTTAAAACAGGACTTCAAGATAAACTTGTATACGATTCATAGGACCAATTATTTGAACAGAAAAATCGTATTTACAAGTATTTAATACCAAATTGAAGTTTATAAGCAGAAggaattttgaaaaacaaattgttAACAAAACTAAAGGGAGTAAATTTTAAGAACTCCAGGAATACGAATAcacaattttctattttatcataGAATGTCATAACAGTTAAGATTGGTATTTGTATAAGTAATTTCAATTACATCATGTGTTGTGATAGAATAATGGAAGTGTCAGGTCATCTACTTGCTCATTTTCCAAACTAAAGTGGGTATCATCGAACAAGATAGGACA
This genomic window from Carya illinoinensis cultivar Pawnee chromosome 7, C.illinoinensisPawnee_v1, whole genome shotgun sequence contains:
- the LOC122316461 gene encoding probable xyloglucan endotransglucosylase/hydrolase protein 6, yielding MAMYASFTHVVASLLLCVLAFGLSVMGRPTTFLQGFKVTWADYHIKQIDGGRAIQLTLDQNSGCGFASKSQYLFGRVSMKIKLVPGDSAGTVTAFYLNSNTDSVRDELDFEFLGNRTGQPYTVQTNIYAHGKGDREQRVNLWFDPAADFHTYTILWNHHHIVFYVDDVPIRVYKNNEAKGIPFPKLQPMGVYSTLWEADDWATRGGLEKIDWSKAPFYAYYKDFDIEGCPVPGPTNCASNPGNWWEGTTYQALNALELRKYRWVRMNHMIYDYCTDKSRYPVVPPECFAGI